Proteins from one Mesorhizobium sp. M9A.F.Ca.ET.002.03.1.2 genomic window:
- a CDS encoding VWA domain-containing protein, with product MNDIHEAALATLAPPPDRRDEFEAHFQSYFYGSTAAVVEGEADEETRIKDDGGASEEETQVARQEEGGELASGAEQLSTRAFQRDGDGLAAFRRKLSAALPARRSFRAVRTHARGKLDLRRSLREIVSADGDVPSPLLRRRQIVPRKLLMLIDVSGSMKLHTSDYLKLAHAAVQGADRAEIFTFGTRLTRITPALRIRDRDQALARVAALVDDWDGGTRMGPTLLAFLSVPRFSAFARGAAVVILSDALERGDHAELEMAMRRLSARAFRLSLATPLAGDPRFQPATAALRAILPVLDDLVDGSSISGLTDFILSLARPAPTAAAIWKRVS from the coding sequence TTCTACGGCAGCACCGCAGCCGTGGTCGAAGGCGAGGCCGACGAGGAAACCCGCATCAAGGACGACGGCGGCGCGAGCGAAGAAGAAACCCAGGTGGCCCGCCAGGAGGAGGGCGGCGAACTGGCGTCCGGCGCCGAACAGTTGAGCACCCGCGCCTTTCAGCGCGACGGCGACGGGCTTGCCGCCTTCCGCCGCAAGCTTTCCGCCGCCCTGCCCGCCCGGCGCTCCTTCCGCGCCGTGCGCACGCACGCACGCGGCAAGCTCGATCTGCGCCGGTCGCTAAGGGAAATCGTCAGTGCCGACGGCGATGTCCCCTCGCCGCTGCTGCGCCGCAGGCAGATCGTCCCGCGCAAGCTGCTGATGTTGATCGACGTGTCGGGCTCGATGAAGCTGCACACGTCGGACTATCTCAAGCTGGCGCATGCGGCGGTGCAAGGCGCGGACCGGGCGGAGATATTCACCTTCGGGACGCGGCTGACCCGTATCACCCCGGCGCTGCGCATTCGCGACCGCGACCAGGCGCTGGCTCGCGTGGCAGCACTAGTCGACGACTGGGATGGCGGCACCCGCATGGGGCCGACGCTGCTCGCCTTCCTGTCGGTGCCGCGCTTTTCCGCTTTCGCGCGTGGTGCGGCGGTCGTCATCCTGTCCGATGCGCTGGAGCGCGGCGACCATGCCGAGCTGGAAATGGCGATGCGCCGGCTGAGCGCCCGCGCCTTCCGGCTTTCGCTGGCGACGCCGCTGGCCGGAGATCCGCGCTTCCAGCCGGCGACAGCAGCGCTTCGCGCCATCCTGCCGGTACTCGACGATCTCGTCGATGGTTCCTCGATCTCGGGTCTCACCGATTTCATCCTGTCGCTTGCCCGCCCCGCTCCGACGGCCGCGGCAATCTGGAAAAGGGTTTCATGA
- a CDS encoding amidohydrolase — translation MQKAIDAHFHIWRQNDQPWLRGPMVPRIFGPYEPIRRDYPIEEFLADQKGSGVEKAVYVQTNWAKEDFETEVAFLQKTADETGWPHAIVGYADMTVDDVRPQIDRLKEYPLLRGVRMQLHWHETPAFRFATAADQVIDPKVRANVARLKDYGLSFDLQLFPAQMMDGLTLVRENPETNFILTHAGMLTDMSEETTEAWKAGLRTLSAAPNLYAKLSGLGTFVHRNDPALIGYIVDNAIDILGSGHLMFGSNFPIEKLWTGHAELIKAHREAVAKHGAAAEADIFWSTAERVYRPV, via the coding sequence ATGCAAAAGGCGATCGACGCGCATTTCCACATCTGGCGCCAAAACGATCAGCCCTGGCTGCGCGGGCCGATGGTGCCGCGCATCTTCGGCCCCTACGAGCCGATCCGCCGCGACTATCCGATCGAGGAATTCCTGGCCGACCAGAAGGGCTCCGGCGTCGAGAAGGCGGTCTACGTCCAGACCAACTGGGCCAAGGAGGATTTCGAGACCGAGGTCGCCTTCCTGCAGAAGACAGCCGATGAGACCGGCTGGCCGCACGCCATCGTCGGCTACGCCGACATGACAGTGGACGATGTCAGGCCCCAGATCGACCGGCTCAAAGAATACCCATTGCTGCGCGGCGTGCGCATGCAGCTGCACTGGCACGAAACGCCGGCCTTCCGCTTCGCCACAGCAGCGGATCAGGTGATCGACCCGAAGGTGCGGGCCAATGTGGCGCGGCTGAAGGACTATGGCCTGTCTTTCGACCTGCAGCTTTTCCCGGCCCAGATGATGGACGGGCTGACGCTGGTCCGCGAGAATCCGGAGACCAATTTCATCCTCACCCATGCCGGCATGCTGACCGACATGTCGGAGGAAACCACGGAAGCCTGGAAGGCCGGCCTGCGCACCCTTTCGGCGGCGCCCAATCTCTATGCCAAGCTCTCCGGCCTCGGCACCTTCGTTCACCGCAACGACCCGGCTCTGATCGGCTATATCGTCGACAACGCGATCGACATCCTCGGCAGCGGCCACCTGATGTTCGGCTCGAACTTCCCGATCGAAAAACTGTGGACCGGCCATGCCGAGCTGATCAAGGCGCACCGCGAGGCGGTGGCCAAGCACGGCGCGGCGGCCGAAGCGGATATTTTCTGGAGCACTGCCGAGCGGGTTTACAGGCCGGTGTGA
- a CDS encoding DHA2 family efflux MFS transporter permease subunit, translated as MTAIPENKAIPENEALAETATAARRVALIVAVAFFMQLLDSTIISTSLPQMGASFGVPAVAMSIGITVYMLTMAVFVPLSGWLADRFGARNIFLVAIALFTLASIACGISQNLTQFVAARAVQGLGSALMTPVGRILVLRNAPKSELLNATALITWPALFAPVIGPVLGGFITTYLSWHWNFFINIPLGAAGLALVARFIPGDRDSETKPLDWPGFLLTSVGLACLLYGLERIAHPEDGALPTVALLAAGILIGWLAMRHLVRAKNPLLDLTAFKVQTFAISTLSGGTIFRVAINATPFLLPLLFQVGFGLRPVDAGMLILAYFLGNLGMKTVTTPTLRRFGFRPVLVINGVIASLSIMACAAISPQTPQALVVALMLIAGLTRSMQFTALNTLAFADVAAPQRSSAATLSSMLQQMALLFGVAVAAALLNLSQIARGGPALDLVDFRFAFLAIGAVGLMASFRFLVLPPAAGAEVSGHLPRN; from the coding sequence ATGACCGCCATTCCCGAAAACAAAGCCATTCCCGAAAACGAAGCCTTGGCCGAAACCGCGACGGCGGCGCGGCGCGTGGCGCTGATCGTCGCCGTCGCCTTCTTCATGCAGCTTCTGGATTCGACGATCATCTCGACATCGCTTCCGCAGATGGGAGCATCCTTCGGCGTGCCGGCGGTGGCGATGAGCATCGGCATCACCGTCTACATGCTGACCATGGCGGTGTTCGTGCCGCTGTCGGGCTGGCTTGCCGACCGCTTTGGCGCGCGCAACATCTTCCTCGTGGCGATCGCGCTGTTCACGCTGGCTTCGATCGCCTGCGGCATCTCGCAGAACCTAACCCAGTTCGTCGCCGCGCGTGCCGTGCAAGGTCTGGGTAGTGCGCTGATGACGCCGGTCGGCCGCATCCTGGTGCTGCGCAACGCGCCGAAATCGGAACTCCTCAACGCCACCGCGCTGATCACCTGGCCGGCGCTGTTCGCGCCGGTGATCGGACCGGTGCTGGGCGGCTTCATCACCACCTATCTCTCCTGGCACTGGAATTTCTTCATCAACATCCCGCTTGGCGCAGCAGGGCTGGCGCTGGTTGCTCGCTTCATCCCCGGCGACCGCGATTCCGAAACCAAGCCGCTCGACTGGCCGGGGTTCCTTTTGACCTCGGTCGGGCTTGCTTGCCTGCTTTACGGCCTCGAACGCATCGCACATCCGGAAGACGGCGCCTTGCCGACCGTCGCGCTGCTTGCCGCCGGCATCCTAATCGGCTGGCTGGCTATGCGGCATCTGGTGCGTGCAAAGAATCCGCTGCTCGACCTCACAGCGTTCAAAGTGCAGACTTTCGCCATCTCGACGCTGTCGGGCGGCACCATTTTCCGGGTCGCCATCAACGCCACACCGTTCCTGCTGCCGCTGCTGTTCCAGGTCGGCTTCGGCCTGAGACCCGTCGATGCCGGCATGCTGATTCTCGCTTATTTCCTCGGCAATCTCGGCATGAAGACGGTGACGACACCGACGCTGCGACGCTTCGGCTTCCGCCCGGTGCTGGTCATCAACGGCGTGATCGCTTCTTTGTCGATCATGGCCTGCGCGGCGATATCGCCGCAGACCCCGCAGGCGCTGGTGGTGGCGCTGATGCTGATTGCCGGATTGACGCGTTCGATGCAGTTCACCGCGCTCAACACGCTGGCCTTCGCCGACGTGGCCGCGCCGCAGCGCAGCTCGGCGGCGACGCTGTCCAGCATGCTGCAGCAAATGGCGTTGCTGTTCGGCGTGGCGGTAGCGGCGGCGCTGCTCAACCTGTCGCAGATCGCGAGGGGCGGACCGGCGCTCGACCTCGTCGATTTCCGTTTCGCCTTCCTGGCGATCGGCGCTGTCGGGCTCATGGCCTCGTTCCGCTTCCTGGTGCTGCCGCCGGCCGCGGGCGCCGAGGTTTCGGGCCATTTGCCGCGGAACTGA
- a CDS encoding ornithine cyclodeaminase family protein, with protein MKPIYIDYLNALDIEALAMTDAEIIEAVEAGLVAQGNGETVIEPRVHLEPDPSFNGHFNVLRGYVAPLDAAGVKIVGDYVDNYLHGLPSEFGILNLFDPRTGTPRAILDATVITDMRTGAVTAIGAKHLAKKTSKVLGHVGARGTAYWNVRLLDHLFDFDEIRVHSRRPESRDGFAAKLSADLGKLVTAVADWRSCVEGADIVVEASRLPEPQPLLKTEWIKPGALVMPYGTMSAVELSLTDIMAKIVVDDWGQCKGGKFGSLRAHVETGRLSEQTLHAELGQIAAGLKAGRQSDDETILFWHRGLSLSDIALGKAMLAKAQAQGIGQRLRFA; from the coding sequence ATGAAGCCCATCTACATCGATTATCTCAACGCCCTCGACATCGAAGCACTCGCTATGACCGATGCGGAAATCATCGAAGCTGTCGAGGCCGGGCTGGTGGCGCAGGGCAACGGTGAGACGGTGATCGAGCCGCGCGTCCATCTCGAGCCGGACCCTTCCTTTAACGGTCATTTCAACGTCCTGCGCGGCTACGTCGCGCCGCTCGATGCGGCCGGCGTCAAGATCGTCGGCGACTATGTCGACAATTACCTGCACGGCCTGCCGTCGGAATTCGGCATCCTCAACCTGTTCGACCCGCGCACCGGCACGCCGCGTGCCATCCTCGACGCCACAGTGATCACCGACATGCGCACCGGCGCCGTCACCGCCATCGGCGCCAAGCATCTGGCGAAAAAGACATCGAAGGTGCTGGGCCATGTCGGCGCGCGCGGCACCGCCTACTGGAACGTGCGCCTGCTCGACCATCTCTTCGACTTTGACGAGATCCGCGTGCATTCGCGTCGGCCGGAAAGCCGCGACGGCTTTGCCGCAAAGCTGTCCGCCGATCTCGGCAAGCTGGTCACGGCGGTCGCCGACTGGCGCTCCTGCGTCGAGGGCGCCGACATCGTCGTCGAGGCCTCTCGGCTGCCGGAACCGCAGCCGCTGCTGAAGACCGAATGGATCAAGCCCGGCGCGCTGGTGATGCCCTACGGCACGATGAGCGCGGTGGAGCTGTCCCTGACCGACATCATGGCCAAGATCGTCGTCGACGATTGGGGCCAGTGCAAGGGCGGCAAATTCGGCTCGCTGCGCGCCCATGTCGAGACCGGACGCCTGAGCGAACAAACGCTGCACGCCGAACTTGGCCAGATCGCCGCCGGGCTCAAGGCCGGGCGCCAGAGTGACGACGAGACGATCCTGTTCTGGCATCGCGGCCTGTCGCTCTCCGATATCGCGCTGGGCAAAGCAATGCTGGCCAAGGCGCAAGCGCAAGGCATCGGCCAGCGGCTGCGCTTCGCATGA
- the hutH gene encoding histidine ammonia-lyase, with the protein MSALVLTGAGIRVEDVVAVARDGRKVEIAPAVMERLDRARKVLDRAAASGQSIYGLNTGLGANLGTSVSGDASAFQRQLLEGRSGAVGDALPQDIVRATMLARAAMFSAGGSGISSAVFVALIEALNAGVHPVMPSLGSIGDSDLVLMATLGRMLTGDGEADFQGRRMPAAKALAMARLAPVSLAPKDGLSLINASAVSAGSGALAVADAVSAFAQQQQASALIMEAIGANQTILDPRLQTARPAAGQQEAAKGLRDLLTREKAAAPTTLQDPLSIRCMPSIHGALLQAIDQARQAVEIELNAAADNPLVLGDDDMVLSTGNFHTASLSLAFETLGLAIAQCAAASAARFIQLTGSGRNGLPKYLSPVGGASAGFVPLQKTVSAILAAIRHKANPVMLDFLAVSEAVEDHATQTPLAVSKCAEMTVLWQRLIAFELMAAAQAVDLRDGLTLAPATAAIHAAVRALVLPLKEDRPLGIDAEAIYTALTSGSWLG; encoded by the coding sequence ATGAGCGCGCTCGTCCTCACCGGGGCCGGCATCAGGGTCGAGGATGTCGTCGCGGTTGCCCGCGACGGACGCAAGGTGGAGATAGCGCCCGCGGTCATGGAGAGACTGGACAGAGCGCGAAAAGTGCTCGACCGCGCCGCCGCCTCCGGTCAGTCGATCTACGGCCTGAATACCGGTCTCGGCGCCAATCTCGGCACGTCGGTCAGCGGCGACGCCAGCGCCTTCCAGCGCCAGTTACTGGAAGGACGCAGCGGCGCGGTGGGTGACGCGCTGCCGCAAGACATCGTGCGGGCGACGATGCTTGCCCGGGCAGCGATGTTTTCGGCAGGCGGCTCGGGCATTTCATCAGCGGTTTTCGTCGCTCTCATTGAAGCGCTCAATGCCGGCGTGCACCCGGTGATGCCGTCGCTGGGCTCGATCGGCGACAGCGACCTGGTGCTGATGGCAACGCTCGGCCGCATGCTGACCGGCGACGGCGAAGCCGACTTTCAGGGCCGGCGCATGCCGGCGGCCAAGGCGCTGGCGATGGCGCGCCTCGCCCCCGTCAGCCTCGCGCCCAAGGACGGGCTATCGCTGATAAACGCCTCGGCGGTGTCCGCCGGCAGCGGCGCGCTGGCGGTGGCCGACGCAGTGTCCGCCTTCGCACAGCAACAGCAAGCGAGCGCGCTGATCATGGAAGCCATCGGCGCCAACCAGACGATCCTCGATCCGCGCCTGCAGACGGCGCGGCCGGCCGCCGGCCAGCAAGAGGCGGCAAAAGGCTTGCGCGATCTTCTGACGCGCGAAAAGGCGGCGGCGCCGACGACCTTGCAGGACCCGCTGTCGATCCGCTGCATGCCGTCGATCCACGGCGCGCTGCTACAGGCGATCGATCAGGCCAGGCAGGCCGTCGAGATTGAGCTCAACGCCGCCGCCGACAACCCGTTGGTGCTGGGCGACGACGACATGGTGCTGTCGACCGGCAATTTCCACACTGCTTCACTGTCGCTGGCCTTCGAGACGCTTGGCCTGGCCATCGCTCAATGTGCGGCCGCCTCCGCCGCCCGCTTCATCCAGCTCACCGGCTCTGGCCGCAACGGCCTGCCCAAATATCTGTCGCCGGTCGGCGGCGCTTCGGCCGGCTTCGTGCCGCTGCAAAAGACAGTGAGCGCTATCCTCGCCGCCATCCGCCACAAGGCCAACCCGGTGATGCTCGACTTCTTGGCCGTTTCCGAAGCCGTCGAGGACCACGCGACGCAAACACCTCTGGCCGTTTCGAAATGCGCCGAGATGACTGTGCTTTGGCAGCGGCTGATCGCCTTCGAGCTGATGGCTGCCGCACAGGCAGTCGACCTGCGCGACGGCCTGACGCTGGCGCCGGCGACCGCCGCGATCCATGCGGCAGTGCGTGCGCTTGTCCTGCCGCTCAAGGAGGACCGGCCGCTCGGCATCGACGCCGAGGCGATTTACACAGCGCTCACCAGCGGATCGTGGCTGGGATAG
- the purU gene encoding formyltetrahydrofolate deformylase, whose amino-acid sequence MKPDSKAATGDVKPVHILNLSCEDRPGVVAAVTTELAANGANIAESSQFWDRQSNRFFMRIAFTSPAGSTKDDLERALKSSVDRFGMKTALVDQARRPKIIVMVSKFDHALLHLLYQIRVGWLNAEVAAVVSNHEDARRFAEMEGIPYHHWPTTKENKAEQEQKLLDLVQETGSELVVLARYMQVFSKGLSDRLYGRAINIHHSFLPSFKGAKPYHQAFDRGVKLIGATAHYVTSDLDEGPIIEQETERVTHAMSAEDFVAVGRDIESRVLARAVKLHLEARVMLNGHKTIVF is encoded by the coding sequence GTGAAACCCGACAGCAAGGCTGCAACCGGCGATGTGAAGCCGGTTCATATTCTCAATCTATCGTGTGAAGATCGGCCGGGGGTCGTTGCCGCGGTCACCACGGAACTCGCCGCGAACGGCGCCAACATCGCCGAGAGCAGTCAGTTCTGGGACCGACAGAGCAATCGCTTTTTCATGCGGATCGCATTCACCAGCCCGGCAGGTTCGACGAAGGACGATCTGGAGCGGGCCCTGAAATCCTCCGTCGACCGATTCGGGATGAAGACCGCGCTGGTCGATCAGGCGCGCCGCCCGAAGATCATCGTTATGGTCTCGAAGTTCGACCATGCGCTTCTCCATCTGCTTTACCAGATCAGGGTCGGCTGGCTGAATGCCGAGGTTGCCGCCGTCGTCTCCAATCATGAAGACGCCCGCCGCTTCGCCGAGATGGAGGGCATCCCCTACCATCACTGGCCGACAACCAAGGAAAACAAGGCGGAGCAGGAGCAGAAGCTGCTGGATCTCGTGCAGGAGACGGGGTCCGAACTCGTCGTCCTGGCGCGCTACATGCAGGTCTTTTCGAAAGGCCTGTCGGACCGGCTTTACGGGCGGGCGATCAACATCCACCATTCCTTCCTGCCGAGCTTCAAGGGCGCAAAACCCTATCACCAGGCCTTCGACCGCGGCGTCAAGCTGATCGGCGCGACGGCGCATTACGTGACCTCCGATCTCGACGAAGGCCCGATCATCGAACAGGAGACCGAACGCGTCACCCATGCGATGAGCGCGGAGGATTTCGTGGCCGTCGGCCGCGACATCGAAAGCCGCGTGCTGGCGCGGGCCGTCAAGCTCCATCTTGAAGCCCGTGTCATGCTCAACGGCCACAAGACAATCGTCTTTTGA
- a CDS encoding 3-methyl-2-oxobutanoate hydroxymethyltransferase, with the protein MSRKRPTIADLRAMKGKRQLTMLRVLTMDEAEAAERAGVDIVSVPPELVLDPQYREAAPSLFTMPGDNFYEIGTADDFVRWAFRLYKASADAVYCSAGFATVKRMADDNIPVIGHVGLIPSRATWTGGFKAVGKTADSAMRIFEAVKQYEAAGAVGAEIEVVPVEVAKAISERTSLIMLSMGAGTGCDAQYLFADDILGQNRGHMPRHSKVYRNFAAEYDRLQAERVAAFSEYVADVNSQAYPEDKHVVHMDPDQLGLFMKRVDGA; encoded by the coding sequence ATGAGCCGGAAAAGACCCACGATCGCAGACCTGCGCGCCATGAAGGGCAAGCGGCAGCTGACCATGCTGCGCGTTTTGACGATGGACGAGGCCGAGGCCGCCGAAAGAGCCGGGGTCGACATCGTCTCGGTGCCGCCGGAACTGGTGCTCGATCCGCAATACCGCGAAGCCGCACCCAGCCTGTTCACCATGCCGGGTGACAATTTCTACGAGATCGGCACCGCCGACGACTTCGTCCGCTGGGCGTTTCGGCTCTACAAGGCGAGCGCCGACGCGGTCTATTGCAGCGCCGGCTTCGCCACCGTCAAGCGCATGGCCGATGACAATATACCGGTGATCGGCCATGTCGGCCTGATCCCGTCGCGCGCCACCTGGACCGGCGGCTTCAAGGCCGTCGGCAAGACCGCCGACAGCGCCATGCGGATTTTCGAGGCGGTCAAGCAGTACGAGGCCGCAGGTGCTGTCGGCGCCGAGATCGAAGTGGTGCCGGTCGAGGTGGCCAAGGCGATCTCGGAACGCACCTCGCTGATCATGCTGTCGATGGGGGCGGGCACCGGCTGCGACGCGCAATATCTGTTCGCCGACGACATCCTTGGACAGAACCGCGGCCATATGCCCCGCCATTCCAAGGTCTACCGCAATTTCGCCGCCGAATATGACCGCCTGCAGGCGGAACGCGTGGCCGCCTTTTCCGAATATGTCGCCGACGTGAACAGCCAGGCCTATCCCGAAGACAAGCATGTGGTGCATATGGACCCGGACCAACTCGGTCTGTTCATGAAAAGGGTCGACGGCGCGTGA
- a CDS encoding MocE family 2Fe-2S type ferredoxin, which translates to MADWVEACAVDDVEDEDVIRFDHGGRTFAIYRSPGDEFFATDGFCTHEQAHLADGLVMDDIIECPKHNGRFNYKTGQAKGAPVCVNLRTYPVKVEAGKVMIQI; encoded by the coding sequence ATGGCCGATTGGGTTGAGGCGTGCGCCGTGGACGATGTAGAGGACGAGGACGTCATCCGCTTCGATCACGGCGGTCGCACCTTCGCAATCTACCGTTCCCCGGGCGACGAGTTCTTCGCCACGGATGGGTTTTGCACGCATGAGCAGGCGCATCTGGCCGACGGACTTGTCATGGATGATATAATCGAATGCCCGAAGCACAATGGCCGCTTCAACTACAAAACAGGCCAGGCTAAGGGAGCTCCGGTCTGCGTCAACCTCAGGACCTATCCGGTCAAGGTCGAGGCCGGCAAGGTGATGATCCAGATCTAG
- a CDS encoding fatty acid desaturase family protein, which yields MAGTMKRDYSLVGESARRAIETGLASAEWYHTDVPRKAMKELMQRSDGPAIRDTIIWIVAILGSAAGGIYFWGTWWCVPFFFAYGVLYGSSSDSRWHECGHGTAFRTRWMNDVVYQIASFMLMRNPVTWRWSHARHHTDTIIVGRDAEIAVMRPPDLLRAALAFTGILDFRYSLPALVRQAFGKLSPDEKSYVPEMEQHKAVTAARWHIAIYIATIALALTMRSWVPLVLIGLPRLYGTWHMVLTGLLQHIGLADNVIDHRLNSRTVYMNPISRFIYWNMNFHVEHHMFPMVPYHALPRLHELIKHDLPEPNPSMWHAYREVWPVLLRQLRYEDYFLKRELPPTARPYRGEFHDVNMAAE from the coding sequence ATGGCTGGCACAATGAAGCGCGATTACAGCCTGGTCGGTGAAAGCGCGCGCAGGGCGATCGAGACGGGGCTGGCCTCGGCCGAATGGTATCACACCGACGTCCCGCGCAAGGCGATGAAGGAATTGATGCAGCGCTCCGACGGCCCGGCGATCCGCGATACGATCATCTGGATCGTGGCCATCCTGGGTTCCGCTGCAGGCGGTATCTATTTCTGGGGCACCTGGTGGTGCGTGCCGTTCTTCTTCGCCTACGGCGTGCTCTACGGCTCCTCCAGCGACTCGCGCTGGCACGAGTGCGGCCATGGCACGGCCTTCCGGACGCGCTGGATGAACGATGTGGTCTACCAGATCGCCAGCTTCATGCTGATGCGCAACCCAGTGACCTGGCGCTGGAGCCATGCCCGCCACCACACCGACACCATCATTGTCGGACGCGACGCCGAGATCGCTGTGATGCGCCCGCCGGACCTTTTGCGCGCGGCGCTCGCCTTCACCGGGATCCTCGATTTCCGCTATTCGCTGCCGGCGCTGGTACGCCAGGCGTTCGGCAAACTCTCGCCCGACGAGAAGAGCTACGTGCCAGAGATGGAACAGCACAAGGCCGTCACCGCCGCGCGCTGGCATATCGCGATCTACATCGCCACGATAGCGCTCGCCCTTACTATGCGATCGTGGGTGCCGCTGGTGCTCATCGGCCTGCCGCGCCTCTACGGCACCTGGCACATGGTGCTGACCGGCCTGCTGCAGCATATCGGTCTGGCCGACAATGTGATCGACCATCGGCTCAACAGCCGGACCGTATACATGAATCCGATCAGCCGGTTCATCTACTGGAACATGAACTTCCATGTCGAGCATCACATGTTCCCGATGGTGCCCTATCATGCGCTGCCCAGGCTGCATGAGCTGATCAAGCACGATTTGCCGGAGCCGAACCCTTCGATGTGGCATGCTTATCGCGAGGTCTGGCCGGTTCTGCTGAGGCAGCTCAGATACGAGGACTACTTCCTCAAGCGCGAGCTGCCGCCGACGGCGCGCCCCTACCGTGGCGAGTTCCACGACGTGAACATGGCGGCCGAGTAG
- a CDS encoding aldose 1-epimerase family protein produces MVELYGKTLSRRQVSERSGMLSQFAGVRLMTLGDGVERGIRMLEFRTGSGLRFTALVDRALDIADCDFKGQAIGWHSPSGFRHPGLHEYEGEEGLAWARSFSGLLLTCGLDHILFMNEVPADSYNYLPKRTVRHSLHGRVGTIPARLTGYGETWDGDRCVLWAEAAVQQSTVFGEDLHLLRRIEADVGGNEIRLCDRVVNHGFNRTPHMYFYHINVSHPVLDEGSRYLAPIRDVVWAGHAGDRYEAQKVGYRTVPAPQLGFQEQVWQHELGADASGDVPVAVVNDRLGLGLEVVTRKDQLPCAYEWQNFQAGQYALGIEPSTHHVLGNLAARERGEMIWLEHGESRSYNAVFRVLDGANDIATAESRIAAIARQPQQDYPQPSGNFPVLGGRS; encoded by the coding sequence ATGGTAGAGCTTTACGGCAAGACGCTTTCGCGCCGGCAGGTCTCGGAGCGCTCCGGCATGCTGTCGCAATTTGCCGGCGTGCGGCTGATGACGCTTGGCGACGGCGTCGAGCGCGGCATTCGCATGCTCGAATTCCGCACCGGCTCGGGATTGCGCTTCACTGCGCTGGTCGACCGGGCGCTGGACATCGCCGATTGCGATTTCAAGGGCCAGGCGATTGGCTGGCATTCGCCGAGCGGCTTTCGCCATCCCGGCCTACATGAGTACGAAGGCGAGGAGGGGCTGGCCTGGGCGCGGTCGTTTTCAGGCCTGCTGCTGACTTGCGGTCTCGACCACATCCTGTTCATGAATGAAGTGCCGGCCGACAGCTACAATTATCTACCGAAGAGGACGGTGCGCCATTCCCTGCATGGCCGCGTCGGCACCATCCCGGCGCGGCTGACCGGCTATGGCGAGACATGGGACGGCGACCGCTGCGTGCTGTGGGCCGAGGCTGCTGTCCAGCAGTCGACGGTGTTCGGCGAGGATCTGCATCTCTTGCGTCGCATCGAAGCCGATGTCGGCGGCAATGAGATCCGGCTTTGCGACCGCGTCGTCAATCACGGCTTCAACCGCACGCCGCATATGTATTTCTACCACATCAATGTCAGCCATCCCGTGCTCGACGAAGGCTCGCGCTATCTGGCGCCGATCCGGGATGTGGTCTGGGCCGGGCATGCCGGCGACCGCTACGAGGCGCAGAAGGTGGGCTATCGCACTGTGCCGGCGCCGCAATTGGGTTTCCAGGAACAGGTCTGGCAGCACGAGCTCGGCGCCGACGCCAGCGGCGACGTGCCGGTGGCGGTGGTCAACGACCGTCTTGGCCTCGGCCTCGAAGTCGTCACCCGCAAGGACCAGTTGCCTTGTGCCTACGAATGGCAGAATTTCCAGGCCGGGCAATATGCGCTGGGCATAGAGCCGTCGACGCATCACGTGCTCGGCAATCTGGCCGCGCGCGAACGCGGCGAGATGATCTGGCTGGAGCATGGCGAAAGCCGCTCCTATAATGCGGTGTTCCGGGTTCTCGATGGCGCCAACGATATCGCGACCGCCGAAAGCCGGATCGCGGCGATCGCCAGGCAGCCGCAGCAGGATTATCCGCAGCCGTCAGGTAATTTTCCGGTTCTCGGAGGCAGGTCGTGA